Genomic window (Cucumis sativus cultivar 9930 chromosome 2, Cucumber_9930_V3, whole genome shotgun sequence):
CGAGTTTGGAGGGTTATGCTTCGGGGATTGCAAAGGGTGTGGCTCCTAAAGCGCGTTTAGCGGTTTATAAAGTTTGTTGGAAAAACTCTGGTTGTTTTGATTCTGATATTCTTGCGGCGTTTGATGCTGCGGTTAACGATGGTGTTGATGTCATTTCGATCTCAATTGGAGGCGGGGATGGGGTTTCCTCGCCGTATTATCTCGACCCAATTGCAATTGGATCGTACGGCGCCGCTTCTAAGGGTGTTTTCGTTTCGTCTTCGGCTGGAAACGATGGACCTAATGGAATGTCAGTGACGAACTTGGCACCCTGGGTTACGACGGTTGGAGCAGGTACGATTGACCGGAACTTCCCGTCGGTGGTGACTCTTGGAAACGGACGGAAGATTTATGGGGTTTCTCTCTACGCCGGAGCCCCGTTAAACGGTACAATGTATCCGTTGGTTTACCCTGGGAAATCAGGGGTTCTCTCTGTTTCGCTCTGTATGGAGAATTCGCTCGATCCTAAGGTTGTGACCGGAAAAATCGTGATCTGCGACAGGGGAAGTAGTCCCAGAGTGGCTAAGGGTTTAGTCGTGAAGAAGGCCGGTGGTGTCGGGATGATTCTAGCAAACGGAATCTCAAACGGCGAAGGACTCGTCGGTGATGCCCATCTTCTACCTGCCTGTGCCGTCGGCTCGGACGAAGGCGATGCCATGAAAGCCTACGCATCATCCTCTACAAATCCCACCGCCACCATCGCCTTCCAGGGGACCATAATCGGAATCAAACCTGCGCCGGTAGTGGCTTCGTTTTCAGCAAGAGGGCCAAATGGATTGAACCCAGAAATCCTAAAACCGGACATAATCGCACCAGGGGTTAACATTCTCGCCGCCTGGACAGACGCCGTCGGTCCAACCGGTTTGGACTTCGATAAACGAAAAACAGAGTTCAACATCTTGTCCGGTACATCAATGGCTTGTCCCCATGTAAGTGGAGCTGCCGCTCTGTTAAAATCAGCTCACCCAGATTGGAGTCCAGCAGCGTTAAGATCCGCCATGATGACCACCGCAAGTATCACCGACAACCGCCGCCAACCAATGACGGAAGAATCCACCGGAAAACCTTCAACTCCTTACGATTTCGGTGCCGGACATGTAAATTTAGGACTCGCAATGGACCCAGGTCTAATCTACGACATTACAAACACCGATTACATAAACTTCTTGTGCTCAATCGGGTACGGCCCGAAAATGATCCAAGTCATAACAAGAACACCGGTTAGATGTCCGACGAAAAAACCATTACCGGAAAATCTGAATTACCCATCAATCGTAACAGTATTTTCAAGTCTATCAAAAGGGTGGTCGACAAAGTCGTTTATACGAACGGCGACTAACGTGGGGCCATCAAATTCAGTGTACAGAGTTAAAATCGAAGCTCCAAAAGGAGTGACAGTGAAGGTGAAACCATCAAAACTGGTGTTTTCAACGACGGTGAAGAAACAGAGCTTCGTTGTGGCAATTTCAGCCGACAATCAGAATCTTGCACTGGGGGATGTGGGGGCTGTTTTTGGTTGGCTTTCTTGGTCCGATGGAAAGCATGTGGTCCGTAGTCCATTGGTAGTGACTCAATTAGAGCCCTTGTAAAAGTGAAGCTTTGGAATTCGATCATCTTTCTCATGatcaaaacaacaacaacaacaacaaacagAAGAAACCAGACTCTGCTATTTTCTTCCCCTTTTacagctttttttttttttttttttttccctttgaaACTTGTAATCTTTAGTGTTCTATGTTGTTGTGTAATGGAATGTAATTTTTAGGGGTTTGagatatcttcttcttttttttcttcttaaatatatTCTCTTCAAAAGTTAATGTTTTTCTATTCTGACGTGGGGATGATTTGAAGGCAGTAATTATgggtttgaatttgattgattgattgatttttgatttaAGAGTGGTGGAGCCACCAGAGAGGAAAACAGGGGTTTGTTTTGTATGGCAATCCCAAAAAGACACTTGTATGATAATGGCATGGTTAGGTCTTTCTTTAGCATATGGTTGAAATTTGCAATTGGGAACTTATAAAGAGGACCCTTTATTTAATGCTCCAATATGCTTCTCTTCCATTCAACCTTCTTGGGATTTGGATATTTCTGTTTTCAGGGGAGTTTTTCAAATTGCTATTTTTCCACCACTTAATCAATGAGTCCATTAttagaatattttagtttaaattataattacaatattttacttataacaatgtatttgatttataaattacttaaatttgaaaaggagaTAATGAACATTGTTgtaaggaataaaaaaggatcGTAACTAAAGTTCCAAATGTCCTCTAGTAACATTGTACCTAGTCCATGCTTTAGGTAACTATTTTAATCTAGGGGGTGTAACATATGTTACCATTAAAGAGAGAAGGTATTAATAAGAAAGATAAAACATTGAATGAGTATTAGATCAATTTGGACACACTCCAACTAGTCtaactatataatatttgagtGTTGAAAAGACTTAAAAAGTAAATCTTAGATAGATAATGATACTAAATTGAACCAATTTTCAGGAGTtctatttattacttttatggTTATTGTTTACTATTAGCTTTTAATTCTTGGATTCAATGCTTGTGAATTTGGTTGTTAACTTTGTCAATATCTTTGACTTTGACAAAAGCTTTACTTGTAATAAACACTTGTAGTTGAAGCTTATGGAAAGCCACTATCTTTATGGGTTTTCTATGTTGGGAATCAATCTCATTCTTATAGAATTATGCTCCAAATTTTAGGTATGGTTGtagaaatcaaaatcattaGAAATTGGAGTGAATGTTTGGGAATATAATGACCAATTacttgattaattattaaaggAAGGTTAGTGGGTGAAAAATGTAGATTACCATTTGAGCTAAATGATAATCTACCGTATAGGTAACTATTTAACAAGAAATTGCTAACACTATTACTTTCcctttaatttgatttggttcaccaattttataaaactttcaaatttaatttcaacaaCACACGAGAATGCATTTGCACCAATTAAAGGTGGGTTTGGTATGTATCACATCCACTTCAAAATTatactattattatataaatagttCAATCCAAATAACTCTTTTCACCTTTTTATTTGTAGTAAGAGacttttagaataataataataactaaaaaaaatgaatgacaCAAAACCCGATCAATCCGATCCAATTCACTTGGGTTGAGTTATTAACTTATttgagttgggttggatttgaaaacaaaaaaatttattacaaaatagcaaaaattttaaatgagcTATAGAAAGTTGGAtgaattttattgtatttataaacagttcaattttttttttctatttttgaaaatgtccgtttttttctttatcttaattttatgaattattattgGATAATGTATTCTGTGACAACTCTTAAAACTACTTTTCTTGATGTAAATTGAGATTGAATGGTTAATGTAGCATTAGCAATAAGATTGGATCATGAATTGATGTCTCTTCTTGAGCTTCACTTAATTAATTACGTGGtatgtttttgtttccatAATTAATAggattgattaaatatatatcctATACTTCCCAACAACCCATTCCTTCCATTAATCACTAAt
Coding sequences:
- the LOC101217844 gene encoding subtilisin-like protease SBT1.6, with product MAAFLSTSLSSFFFSFLLLLSTVSSHSPLKTFIVRIDRFSKPSVFPTHYHWYTSEFTQSPQILHVYDTVFHGFSATLTQDQVDSIGKHPSVLAVFEDRRRQLHTTRSPQFLGLRNQRGLWSDSDYGSDVIIGVFDTGISPERRSFSDVNLGPIPRRWKGVCETGTKFTAKNCNRKIVGARFFSKGHEAGANAAGPIIGINDTIEYRSPRDADGHGTHTASTAAGRHSFQASLEGYASGIAKGVAPKARLAVYKVCWKNSGCFDSDILAAFDAAVNDGVDVISISIGGGDGVSSPYYLDPIAIGSYGAASKGVFVSSSAGNDGPNGMSVTNLAPWVTTVGAGTIDRNFPSVVTLGNGRKIYGVSLYAGAPLNGTMYPLVYPGKSGVLSVSLCMENSLDPKVVTGKIVICDRGSSPRVAKGLVVKKAGGVGMILANGISNGEGLVGDAHLLPACAVGSDEGDAMKAYASSSTNPTATIAFQGTIIGIKPAPVVASFSARGPNGLNPEILKPDIIAPGVNILAAWTDAVGPTGLDFDKRKTEFNILSGTSMACPHVSGAAALLKSAHPDWSPAALRSAMMTTASITDNRRQPMTEESTGKPSTPYDFGAGHVNLGLAMDPGLIYDITNTDYINFLCSIGYGPKMIQVITRTPVRCPTKKPLPENLNYPSIVTVFSSLSKGWSTKSFIRTATNVGPSNSVYRVKIEAPKGVTVKVKPSKLVFSTTVKKQSFVVAISADNQNLALGDVGAVFGWLSWSDGKHVVRSPLVVTQLEPL